In one Nostoc sp. KVJ3 genomic region, the following are encoded:
- a CDS encoding DUF1989 domain-containing protein: protein MVQTSILPNLGAIDPSLILLDEKLPGGAYWHYTIKRGNTLRVTDLEGSQGVSMICYRGLQQIWRKRL from the coding sequence ATGGTGCAAACATCTATTCTGCCGAATCTGGGGGCAATCGATCCGAGCCTAATTTTACTTGATGAAAAGCTGCCTGGTGGTGCGTATTGGCATTACACGATCAAACGGGGAAATACCCTGCGCGTGACTGATTTGGAAGGTTCACAGGGTGTTTCGATGATTTGCTACAGGGGCTTACAACAAATATGGCGAAAGCGACTATAA
- a CDS encoding SDR family NAD(P)-dependent oxidoreductase: MNKTSETRQKRTALITGAASGIGYQLTQIFARHNYNLVLVDKNEQKLTEIIDEFPQKFGIVVKIFVKDLSIPTSPEEIFTELQQASIKIDVLVNNAGFGTYGAFNETDLSVELKMLQVNMVSLTHLTKLFLKDMVEQNYGKILNVASAAAFQPGPLMAVYFATKAYVLSFSEAIANELEGTGVSVTVLCPGPTATEFQQTAAMEDSKIASVNRMMDTETVANIGYRGLMKNKTVVVPGMRNKILTESVRFTPRNLVTKVVRSMHELKKNR; encoded by the coding sequence ATGAATAAAACATCCGAAACTAGGCAAAAAAGAACGGCTCTAATTACAGGAGCGGCTAGTGGTATAGGCTATCAATTAACCCAGATTTTTGCTCGTCATAATTATAATCTGGTGTTAGTAGATAAGAATGAGCAAAAACTTACCGAAATTATAGATGAATTTCCGCAAAAGTTTGGCATTGTCGTCAAAATTTTTGTTAAGGATTTATCCATTCCAACATCCCCAGAAGAAATTTTTACAGAACTACAGCAAGCATCCATCAAGATTGATGTGTTAGTTAACAATGCTGGCTTTGGTACTTATGGAGCATTTAACGAAACAGACCTCAGTGTTGAACTGAAAATGCTCCAGGTAAATATGGTTAGCTTGACTCATTTAACTAAGTTATTTCTCAAGGATATGGTGGAGCAAAACTATGGAAAAATCTTAAATGTGGCCTCGGCGGCTGCTTTTCAACCAGGTCCTCTAATGGCAGTATATTTTGCTACAAAAGCTTATGTGTTATCATTTTCAGAAGCGATCGCTAATGAATTAGAGGGTACAGGTGTTAGCGTGACTGTTCTTTGTCCAGGGCCAACAGCAACGGAATTTCAACAAACTGCTGCAATGGAAGATTCCAAGATTGCTAGCGTTAACAGAATGATGGATACGGAAACCGTTGCTAATATTGGTTATCGGGGCTTAATGAAAAACAAAACGGTTGTTGTTCCTGGGATGAGAAATAAGATATTGACTGAAAGCGTTAGATTTACACCCAGAAATTTGGTCACAAAGGTTGTCAGAAGTATGCACGAACTCAAAAAAAATAGGTAG